GCCACAGCAGACATGTGGAAATTACCATCCGATCAAATGAGCCCAAAACATAACTTTCTGGCCTATATGTAAAACCGTATGTGTGGTGGTAATCGAACGTTGCTCATAactctgaacacaccatccccacactgacacacagaagcagcatcatgctgtgacgGTGTTTTTAATTGCCAGTGACAGGAGCGCCGCCTGAGTCGatgggaagatgaatggagctaaatgcagCACAATCCTGGgggaaaacctgttagaggctctgaaagacttgagactgaggTGGATCCTTCCAGCATGATGACCACCTTAAAcgaagagacagaaaaaataaaaggaatgaAATGCTTTAGATTGAAATGTGAATGAATGGCCCAATCCAAGTCTACACATTAATCCAATTGAGGATTTGTGTAATGACTAAAAATTGATGTTCAGACTCAACTTGTCAAAACCTTCACAGTAGATGTGAAAAGCAGGTGGAGACATACTCCCACAAGACTTTCAGTAGTAATTGCATGAACGGTGGTTCAACAAAGGGTTGACTCAGGCAGGagaatacaaatgcatacaGACTTGTACATGCAAACCATTTTGAAAAGACATGCATAATATTCCTTCCACTTAAGAATTTTGTGTtactgtgtgtatttttatatttcgtAAAATCCCAGTAACATGAAAGGTTCAAGGGCTATTTGAACTTTAGCAAGGAACTATAAATGTACAATGCTTTGCAAAAGAAGGCTCTATGCAATTAAAATTGAATTCACTTAAATTTAAGCTTAATTGCATGTCATCACTCTTTAAACAATCTAACACTTTGCAAGACACCGCAGTTATCTTAGACTGCAGCTGACGCAAAGCTGTTTGATTAACCCTTTTGGGGTCTGACATGCTCACCAACATTAACAGGCTTATTTTGTGAtggtatttttttttgaaaaaaagaaaaaaagaaaaaagatctcAGTGGTTTCTATTTCCCCGTTCTCAATCCTTTTATGTCCTAAAAAAACAGAGTGGTTAGAGATCAAGAAGAGATCATTAATGAAACATGCTGTAGTGGGAATGATGCCTTTGAAATACCAAAGAAAAGCATGGAGCAATAAAACAGAGGAGAGACCTGGAGCATCAATTAACCTCTGTTCTTTCCGAGAGGAAGTTGATTGGCTGTCGATGTGAaaaattagcattagctttgatTATCGAAAGAACTGCTTACTTGcttgacaaaaaaagagagaatttcTATATGAGCTACACTGCAAATTTGGGTTTGATTGCATAAACAGCTATGTAAAAGCGATCCACATGTCAATAGCATGTATGGGATTGTGTGTAGAGGTCGTGGGATCTCTGTGAGTTGTCTTTGTGGCTGTTTGCTGTGAGGCAGATGCACTTGCTAATATTTGCACACTAAACGCAGCAATATGCATGGGCTCTCACTATGTTTGCGGCCTCCTTTTCACCCTGTGATCACTGTCTACGCTTCTTATGTTATCTTTTTGTGGCAAACCAGACAAACACCcatcagacaaacaaacaaacccttGATAATTCAGCTGTGATGACCTCCCGTGTTGAGAGTTGAAATTATTTGGTTTGCTGAGTGATGAAGGAAAGTTCAGGCTGAGCTGTTTTCCAGCTGGGTGTCTATATGCCTGCGTGTTTGATTGTCTTTTGTGATTATTACAGGCTCTGTGTGTGGCTGTGTGTTTGAAGCCTGCAGGGTATGCGAGTAGTCACACAGTTTGAAAAAATCTTCACGTTTGCTTGCACTCTCAGACATGTAGTCTGATAGTCTGACAGTGAGACCATGCAATTTCTGGAGTCTGTCAAAGAAATGACTGGTTGCCACTTCAGAGAAGTGCTTGCAAAAGAATTCATATCccttatgcatttttttttttttttgcattttgtcatgttacaaccaaagACTTCCATGTATTGTACTGCCATTTCATGTGGTAGACTATCACAGAATAAATTGTGTAGTGTAAGAAAAATGATACAcggttttcaaaaatgttttgccaaaaaaacaaatgaaaaacgtGGCGTGATGTTGAGGTATATCTCCAGCAGCTTTGCACATGTAAAGACTGAAGAGTTGAGAACGTCTATGGAAATCGAgctttgccacagattctcGAACATTATTGTGCTGGAAGGATAATCTGTCCCTTAATCTCAAGTCATTGCAGCTTCTAAAAAATCATTATCATTATAATCATTATAAACTTAGCAATATAGTTTTCAGTGCAAGGCTGCTAAGAATGTTATAAATGCTAAATGGAGAAAGTCTGTTATGATGACAttctgaaggcggagtgtcagaaagaacaggagcttcttaaagagacagaggcccaatttcaaggtgttaaattgcaaagtcaaatttcttttaagtcaagtttgatatacagcatttttataaaaactgaaggtgacataattatttgattgtgctataaaatggctttatggtgtttggaaaatacataatattatCCTTTTGACATTACACATTTATGTGAAACTGAATCtggataaaaacattgtctGTATTGACAATATAACCAATACTGGTGAAAGTGTTAATGTTGAGCATAGCTAGCCCTAGTGTtatgaaaatgcaaaatgttttggaaatgttttatttcgaAAGGCTCCCTAGATAGAGAGAAGAGCAAACGTTCGGTGACAGCTGATTGAGTAgaggaaaagaaattaaatgctCAACACTGAGAAAGAGCTCAATTGTCTCTGTGGATTATTCTACAAAGGAGAATCACAGTATCTGGACATCCACGAGTCTTACACTAGCTTGAGCTAAAAGCTTAGCAGTAAAATACTGTTTATTTAGTAATCAAACCTATAGTGAATTGAAGTCATTGACAATCCAATGTCATTAAGCTCACTATATAGCACCATTCTACTATTTTgccatttcttatttaatccAGTGGAAGACGTTTATTGAAGTCTGGTGGAGGtgtcaaatacttttttgctttttattcacCCCTCTAAATCACTTCAATGTCCACAAATGTGTGAAATCCAGCCATGAGTCCAGTTGTGGAATGATCTGGCAACTAAATATTCCACTACCAGTTGGAATAGTGGGGTTATAACGAAGTGAAAGCAATTGGAACTATAGCAACTTAGAAACAAATTGTTAGGTCAGTTAAATAAAGAAGTGAGGTCAATGAAAGCTGAGGTGCGTAAGTGTGCAAAGGTCTTCAAAGTTCTGCAGAGTCAATAACTACAGACCTCCAAACTTTATGTGGTTGTCAGATTATTTCGAGGTTAATGCACAAAGAGCTTCATTGAATAGGTTCATGACTGAGCAACACAGTGGATGAATCTGGATTTGGGAATGTCCATGAGAACAGCACCGATCTGACGGAGGTAGAGGAGTTGAGATAATTGTGGCGCTCTTCATCAGAAGTGTGGGCTCACACCCTTAATTTAAGTGAAAGAAATTCTTAATGCTTCAgcataccaagacattttgaacaatttcatGCTCCCAATTTTGTACAAACGGCTTGGGGATGTCCCCTTTGTGTTCCAACATGAatgttcacaaaaaaaaaccccaaacatccCACTGGACATCTTTGGGACGATTTAGCAACTGTGAATCTAGCCATTCTCATCCTACATCAGCGCCTGACCTCATAAATGTGTTTCTGGTAGAACGTTGAAAAAATCCCATACGCTCTTAAAACTTCAAAACCTTAAAACCTTTAAGCCTTTATATGCTCCTGTTTCATAAAATTTAATTCAACCTCCTTCATATTTCATCCTTTCACAGGTGTTTGACATTAAGACCCCAATGTAGATCCATCACAAAATGATGATGCAAGGAGAGAGTAAAGGCCATGTACAGTCAAATCTCAATGTTTGACAAGACATGTATGTAGtttcaaaaatcttttaatagCTGTTTCATTTAGGTTAAACAATGTTATGATAGGTTCAAAGAAATCAAAGCTCAATTCTTCATGTCCATCATGTCCATTCAGTGTTGGAAAACTCCCGCATTTAACAAGAGCGTGGGTCCAAACCACTTGCAGAAGGAGCAGTGTTATGCCATAAAGAGTCATAGAGctcatttgtcttttcttttcaattgaTGGATAACTGAAGTGGTATACATACAGCTACAAAGTAATTACAGTCATCTCTCCGAAGGGCTTACAGTAttcataaacaaacaacaaatcaaatatCAGTCTAAGTGTATTCTGTACAAACAAGCCAAGTCAAAGCCAAAACCATGAGTTAGTTAGAGTAGGAAAACACATCTTaagcaatatttttgtttatagtGAAGCACAAGTTATATCCCTACAGTGTACTTCgctgaaaagaaatgaaaatcacATAGAACCAAAGTATAGCAAGGATACTCAAGTGGactacaataaaatacacaacacTACATATGCAAAACTGAGAGGTTAATTTTAACCAATGCCTAATTTACATTTCTGTAGCACAGATTTCAGCACATCCACACGCTCACACACCCACGCCaacccactcacacacacatgcggaTGCCATATTTGCACCACCGGATCAGAACATTTTGGCTAAGTTGGACATTTCCATCAAGTGTGGCCATCATTCATTCACTGCAGCTAAGATTCCACAGTAAGTCAGTGTTTAAGCGATGTACAAGGCATTTTGAAAgtaattacagtaaaaatactttttcataatAAGCAATATGACATGAGAAATGCGTATAAAATAGCTTGATAATAGCAACAGTAGTAATGCTTCTCTGCTTTTCCAAGAACTCCCCTCCAGTCACCGTGAATCGTAATGTCACTTTGTTCCACGAGAGCAAAATAGATATCACAGAGTAAGAAAAAGCTTCCCATACAAATCCAACTGTATAAACATTATACTAAGTTCCTGCTAGGTAAAGTTCCAGAAAGTGGAAAATGAAAtgcacttttttctcttttaaactGCCTTCGACAATGGTTATTATAAAATGACTCTGCAAGTAAGACTTCCTACTATGAGAGAGCAAAGGCAGGATGTTGTTGGCTGCACACCTTTGGAAAAGACGAAACAAACATATTCGATCCTAATTTACGTACACATTCTAAAGACAGCTTTAAATGTTCGCATTTCGCATTTTGTCACATCCGCCCTCGTGCCAGGCTATACCCGAGTGGTCGAGTGGGTGCTGGGCAAGCCTGTGGAGCTGTAGCCAGCGGGAAAGGTGTTGTATGGACTCATGTTGGAGAGGCCCATCAGAGAGTTGGGGATCATGGTGATGTTGTTGGGGGTCATCAGAGGGATGTCATCTGGGGAGCGGCGCTGGCTTAGAGAGTAGCTGGGTGAGGCGTGAAGAGGATTGTGGAGGGCTTCACATGGGCTCCTCTGCTGGGACGACAGGGTCTCATCTACCGTGTTGGTGTGGCTGGCATTGTTGCCTTTACTCTCGCGTTGGGGGCTGGGCTGCTGGGACGTCTCCTGGCGACTGCGCTTGTCCTTGCGGTAGTACAGGGCGGCGAAGGCCAAGACGTTGAGGAAAAGCAACGACGCTCCCACGGCGATGGTGACGCTGAGTTCTGTGGAGTAATCTCTGGGATTGGGCATGATCAGGGGACCCATCTCTCTACCGGCCTCACCGTCACCATGAGACGTGGACATGGGAGGCCGGCCGGTGCTGCCGGACCTCTTGCCATTGGACTGGGTGGGGTCCAGAGGGGTGACTTTGGTGGTCGTTGAGGAGTAGTGGAAAACATCATGGAGGTTGTAGAGATGGGGGACCAGGTGTTTCCAGAAAGCTACCTTTGTGGCTCTGTAGTGGTCGCGGATCCGAGGCTTCAGGCCAATGTGCAAATACAGTTGGTCGTAGGGGTCATACTTGGACCAGGCGACCTCCTCAAAGCGATTGGCCTTGGTGTGGATGAACTTGGTGTCCTGCGGCACTGGCTTGTTAGGATCCCTGTAAATACAACACAGAGAACCTTAGCACACAATATAAACAGTAGGTTCATGATTAGATCAGATTAGATTACACTTAGGGTTGGAActtttacatagattttaatgcGTTAAAAATTTACAGTGAACTTAATCacgtttttttttcacatacaAAAGTCCTAAACCAAAACCTTTGTATATACATCCACAAACAACAGTGGTAGATGCTTTTCTTGGCCCAATGgaggtttgtttttgctttgaaaaagaCTATTGTTCTGTACAATTTGTGCAAAAAAGGAGTTAGCCAATTACTGAAGTTATAAAACCCTAAAATACTatctcaaaacaaaacacgtCATCCCCAACAAAACGTCCCCCAATGCTAATGTCAGTGTTCatgtccacatttctaaagatgtatttttttctccaagaaaTTATATGACTGATTAGAGGTTCTGGAGACACCAGATCCTAATAACACTTTTTTAATAACAATATGATGGTTTCAAGTGCAGATAAAAAGAATTTAATCTCTTTGTTGTTGAACTCATATGTATATTCAATAATTCAtcagtttttgaattgaaaatatttattttgtggatacatgtttttttgatgaaaatgctattaattttgcttttagggcagtattatgtctttttcaggcacatagggctattttatagcacaattcaGTAGCTATGTTACcgtcagttgttataaaaactcCAGAAATTTCATATATACTCAATTTATTCATGGGATTTCTGTGAGGAGAAAGATTGGAAGCTTCGAAGAGGAGTTGCACCTCAGAGGCGGTGCTCGGTCCACctaggtgttttgcacagctgaatggttgtcatggagattaaaggatttctcaaacatggatAAAAGAAGCAAAGCAACACTCTCggtgtgtttttgattaaggaataacattataacatgatgtaaagctaaaaagatgaatttacataacactgctgcgttaattaattacagatcctgcaattaactcaataaaaatttaattgtcACCACTAATTAGATTATATTATGTATGCATGAGATGCTAAATAGTTATTTGAAATTCTAATTCTGTTTCATAAACTTTTATTACGGCTTATTCTGTTTGCTCTTTTATGATTGTGGATGCAATTGTGAATCACTttaactgttgtttttaaatgtggtACATAAACAAAGCTGACATTGACAAAGattagattacatttttaaaagattattgTCATTACACATCTATAAAAACTGTAGCAAAATACAGTCCAGCATCTTGGCAGTTCTGCAAAGAACAGCAAGCACATTGTACACAGCATATATGGGATATGCAgtcagaataaagtaataaaatatagaAGAAATTCTGATGTTATCCTTTTGTAGCATATAAAAACATAAcgacatgttttgttttgtgccatagtttgtttcaaaatgacGAATTGAAGAGTGCTCCACAATCTGCTCAATGTTCACTAATACTCTCCAACAAATATGTAGGGGTCTTTTAGAACAGTTGCCTGCCATTCACTAATTATATGACCTCTGAAGGCAATACTCTGAAGGAAACACTTCATTCGTGGAGTGTTGATACATTTATAAGGCACTGCTGTGGTACCATGTTCATTTAAGGAAGGCCTTTCTGAAATTCTACCAAAAGGGAAGACAGATTTCTACAAATGAAAGTGCTAAATAGGTGCACACAGTGTAATATTCCCATCTCTCCTCAAAGAAAcagcttttactttttcctACACAGCAGCATTAGCAGCCCACGGTGACCCGTGCCGTGCTTTTGCCTTCTGCCGGGGTCAACCTACACAAAGATTTATTACAGCAGTAGAGTGCTTCCAGCAAAGCAGCAGAGGAGTCCTCCACTAAAGTGAAACTCACTTAAGTGTCTCTTGGCtcagtgaaaaaaagaaagaaaaaaaaaagacccagcAAGGCTTTGCTTAGAAAAAGGCCTGCAGAGCTTCGCACTGTTGAGAAAcgagagttttccttttaaacaGTCAGCATCAAATTGAAGTTGGTCTCGAATAATAAGCATCATTTTGCGCTCCATGGACAACTTTTCGAAAATTAATTTTTGATGTGATTTCAAATCTCCCCAAGATGAAatgggaagaaataaaaacattgagacAGACAGATacatgtttgttgctttttagtCATatcaaaagaaataataaattttcATAACAAATTAAAGAtcggaaaaagaaaaaaatatgacatcCTTTGCTTCTGCCCATGAGTAACAAATTGATATCAGTGAATTAAGATTCTACATCAGCATCATGAAAACAATATGAAAGAGAAAATCTTCTGTAAAGTTAATACATTTCAGAAGTTAACACATCTTATGGTTAAAtcgttacatttttattaaatacttaataaagtttaagtttgttttccatttaatACAAACTAGTGCATAAATGGAACCAGGaaggtccatccatccatccatccatccatccatccatccatccatccatccatccatccatccatccatccatccatccatccatccatccatccatccatccatccatccatccatccatccatccatccatccatccatccatccatccactatGCACTGCTCTATGACCTTAGAACTGCATTGAATTGGCAAGATAAATTTGATAAGTAAACTCCTGCATCTGcttcacatttaaatacaaaaaaatattgtactTGTGATTGTGTACAACATGAATAGTGacatgaaaaaaaggaaaaccgaATAAAATTAAAGAGCTTGTTGAcatgtatcctaattaaaattAGTCACAGAACAGGAAGCAGACcctcatttcagtttttagacTTTAAGGAATTTAATAAAAagtgaagcatttttttttccacgagAGAATTTCAGCttaataacaaagaaaaaaaaagagataaatgtAAGAGAAGCGTAAGTGGTAATTCAGGCTGAACTTAATTAGTGGACTCTACTTCAGAGAGAAACCAGCGCTGAAGCTACTTCTCAGTCACACCGGGAAGGTTAAATTAGACATTGAATAGGAATCAGGAGGTCAActacaacaaataaacaaatcacaGTGAGGGATCTTGTTGGCAGCTGCTGATGTAACTCACCCGCTCTTTGCAAAGTTGGTCCAGTACGTCATGACCACGGCACTGAGCATGATGTCATTCCTGGAGAAGTTGCAGGGGAACAGATCCGTGGGGCCCACCATCGGGATGCCAAACACATACGGCACCTCGTCTCCATGCGCCGAGTCTGACCACACGGGCTTCATAAGGCTCTGGCAGTGGTGGTAGAAGGCGTAGAAGTAAGTGGGCGAGCCGTAACGGGCGTGCAGGTCAGCTGTCACCACTGACGGCTCCACCCACTGGTGGTCAGTGAAGAGGGCGACCAGCGTTTTCCTCCGGGTTTCCGGATTGTCCTTGTCAGCCCAGTCCGTGTACATAAATTTAATAGTCTCCCTCAGGGTGTCCTTACCCTCTGGGTAGCCGTACAAGCTGTCCACAAAATCTGAGACGGCAAAGTCAAAGTCACTGCCGGAGACCCCGTCCTCCAGATCCATCACGTTCTCCACGAAGCGCAGCCCTTCGCCCTGATTCACGCCCAGCATGATGTCGTAGTTAAGGAACTCCCCCTGCTCCATCAGGATCTCTGGGTCATCCGGGATCACGTCACCATCAATGACAGGGCCGAAAGCCACACGGTAACGGTCAGCCTGGATGTCCTGCTCCACCAGCTCCTTGGCACTCTTCTTCTGCAGGCAGGACACCATGTCCACGGTATCCAACACGTTGCAGCCAACCCTCTCTGCAAGCATGCGAGTGTACTTGACTGGGTGGTAGTTGACAGCCCAGCTGGAGAGTGCTGAACCGCTTTGGATGATGGCTCTATGGAACAGACCTTgaaagagaaaattcaaaattacaaaaaacaacaaaaaaacacaggataACAGCTTGTGTTTAacctaataaatgttttctgattcATTCAGAAAAGCCCTGAGCAGAATCCTGATTCATGTCACACTGATGTAGATTCAcagttattattgttttttgtttttcattccatAAATGTGGTTTACACATATGGTGACTGACAGGAAACATTATACTGATTctgttcaatttaatttatgtgTACACTTGTAAGctgctctgtctttttttatgaatgAGTTTTTATGAAActacagggtttcccccagtacattataagcctggcgggccaccaggctttacttgtgtccccaccaggctaaacatTGCTTacttatttaagtctttttaaaatgtttgcttttttaaaagattttatagttggtgttcagatattaatcttccagtctttCAATAACagataattatcaagtgatattttaaaatttcctgtcaactttaaacatttttaactcaaaaacacgacggccGCTGCCCTAGtgcccaaccaccaggcttaacAGGTTTACTTTGGTAAACCTTGAGCTAATGTCCTCACcatgcaaacaaaacatttgtgaatcctcagattttttaaatgtaaaatcctcattttaataattaaagtccttgtttttttgtttgtttgtttttattattgcacttctttttcttccatctatacatgaaaaaaatatttcgaccttgttaaaaacaagaaatgttaaAGGGATttctacggaagaggattagggccactgaaaaaaaaaaaaattatggcccagaaaaaaaaaaatctctgaattctcatgtaaaacaaacaaaaaaaatttcattgtcccgaaaaaaaaaaaaaaaaaaaattcagtgtcccgaaaaaaaaaaaaaaaaaaaatttcagtgtcccgaaaaaaaaaaaaaaaaaaaaaatttcagtgtcccgaaaaaaaaaaaaaaaaaaaaatttcagtgtcccgaaaaaaaaaaaaaataaaaaattcagtgtcccggaaaaaataaaaaaaatttctgtgtcccgaaaaaaaagaaaaaaaaaaaaaaattcagaaaccaCAATTCTGACCGATGGGCGCCAGCAAGCAACCAGCTTCAGAACCACAGACAGACGCGAGTTGTGGCGGACAGCTGACGTTTTGGAGAAAGATGTCtgatttaagtgactttttaCGTGCCAGAGTCCCCGAAGCTTCTATTGCACTAATGGAAGAACAAAAGGTGAGTAAATCAAATGAGATAGTTTGGTGTCTAAAGCCCAACGGTTATGGCTAGTAGTTAGCATGTTTGTTAGCTCACGCGGTTATAGCAATAAGCTGATTTACAATGTTAAATCACACAGATGAATAAAGGATGTAACAGCTGGTGATTGCTGGAATTGTCCCGTAAATGTTTGGtgcctttattttattgttctgtttgaatgttttaccATGAAACTAAGGCTAGCTGAATGTCAGCCACCTTCTAAATAAGATGCCCGCTGTGTTAAATTGTGTAACTTTTAGTTCAGTGGAAGACAGAAACTATAGTATAAAGTGACATAAACGTttatatatgcaaatatttaaaaggaaaatgtatgACTTGCACCGATCTGCGGCTGGCTGTAGATCTGATCGTAGGATCTCTTCACCAACACCAACTAATGTGCATATCTGTGCTATTTTATCTTATGTATATCATATGTTTGTGTTACTGCGttggaaaaagttacattatgagaatcacaaaatcattttcttgCAATGTGATGTGTCAGTTCAGGACtgaaattacatctcaatccctgAACTAAACTATCAGCGCATTTATCGCACAGGTGTGGAAATGGTAGGCTTTGTTTAACTAAATCAAAGTTAATgtgatgtttaatttttgtaataaaaatggaaCTGTTAACAATATTTCCTTGTGTGTTTTGATGCATGATACCTTTTACCTTAAACGGACTGTATATTTatgaatctgtgtttttatacttACATGCTAACCAATCCAGTCCTTCCTTTTTCGGTAAAATAGAGGATTGAACTTTTACTGCTGCTGTTATTGTAATTCTCCCCAAAACAGTAAATCGTTTTAAGCAGGGACCTAAGGGTACAATCTAAAAGGTAACTTTAACGTTGATGTGCAGAGTAAATAATTGTCCTTTCTcatctgtttgtgtgcagaTTGATAGAAGAATTTGCAGAAGACTTGGGCTGTTTAGAAGAAAGAATCAGTCCGACCTTGAAGAAGTGCTGGCCTTTATCCAACAACAAATAATGACTAATGGACAAATGCAAGGTTATCGGTGGCTACATCTTCGTGCGGTTCAACATGGATTGTGGTGTCACAAGACACTGTGAGACATTTGATCAAATTGTTTGACCCAGAAGGTGTGGAACTGAGACGAGCACGACGGTTGAGAAGACGTCAGTACAATTGCAGAGGACCAAATGCACTCTGGCTACGATAAACTAAAACCTTATGGCATTGCTATCAGTGGCTGTATAGATGGGTTTAGCCGACATGTTTTATGGATGGAGGCTTATACCACGAACAATGACCCCAAATTGATTGCAAGTTActatttgaaaacagtttcatgCGTCAACGGATGTTCAGAGAGGATACGTGCCGACAGAGgcacagaaaacatttgtgttgaaCAAATGCA
This region of Xiphophorus hellerii strain 12219 chromosome 11, Xiphophorus_hellerii-4.1, whole genome shotgun sequence genomic DNA includes:
- the LOC116728486 gene encoding neuroligin-3-like isoform X1; amino-acid sequence: MWLATLKGHLLPAHLLHQQGTATVAHCALLWWMLCSSWSLTKATSQKFYPTVTTQFGKLRGLRVPVPSEVLRPVDQYLGVPYAAPPVGEKRFMPPEQPSPWSGVKNATHFMPVCPQNIHNTAPEIMMPIWFTYNLDTVATYIQDQSEDCLYLNIYAPTEDGSQHKKRGAAFSHAEIHISEDIRDSEARPVMVYIHGGSYMEGTGNMMDGSILASYGNVVVVTLNYRIGILGFLSTGDQAAKGNYGLLDQIQALRWISKNIGYFGGDPGRITVFGSGIGASCVSLLTLSHHSEGLFHRAIIQSGSALSSWAVNYHPVKYTRMLAERVGCNVLDTVDMVSCLQKKSAKELVEQDIQADRYRVAFGPVIDGDVIPDDPEILMEQGEFLNYDIMLGVNQGEGLRFVENVMDLEDGVSGSDFDFAVSDFVDSLYGYPEGKDTLRETIKFMYTDWADKDNPETRRKTLVALFTDHQWVEPSVVTADLHARYGSPTYFYAFYHHCQSLMKPVWSDSAHGDEVPYVFGIPMVGPTDLFPCNFSRNDIMLSAVVMTYWTNFAKSGDPNKPVPQDTKFIHTKANRFEEVAWSKYDPYDQLYLHIGLKPRIRDHYRATKVAFWKHLVPHLYNLHDVFHYSSTTTKVTPLDPTQSNGKRSGSTGRPPMSTSHGDGEAGREMGPLIMPNPRDYSTELSVTIAVGASLLFLNVLAFAALYYRKDKRSRQETSQQPSPQRESKGNNASHTNTVDETLSSQQRSPCEALHNPLHASPSYSLSQRRSPDDIPLMTPNNITMIPNSLMGLSNMSPYNTFPAGYSSTGLPSTHSTTRV
- the LOC116728486 gene encoding neuroligin-3-like isoform X2, with translation MWLATLKGHLLPAHLLHQQGTATVAHCALLWWMLCSSWSLTKATSQKFYPTVTTQFGKLRGLRVPVPSEVLRPVDQYLGVPYAAPPVGEKRFMPPEQPSPWSGVKNATHFMPVCPQNIHNTAPEIMMPIWFTYNLDTVATYIQDQSEDCLYLNIYAPTEDDIRDSEARPVMVYIHGGSYMEGTGNMMDGSILASYGNVVVVTLNYRIGILGFLSTGDQAAKGNYGLLDQIQALRWISKNIGYFGGDPGRITVFGSGIGASCVSLLTLSHHSEGLFHRAIIQSGSALSSWAVNYHPVKYTRMLAERVGCNVLDTVDMVSCLQKKSAKELVEQDIQADRYRVAFGPVIDGDVIPDDPEILMEQGEFLNYDIMLGVNQGEGLRFVENVMDLEDGVSGSDFDFAVSDFVDSLYGYPEGKDTLRETIKFMYTDWADKDNPETRRKTLVALFTDHQWVEPSVVTADLHARYGSPTYFYAFYHHCQSLMKPVWSDSAHGDEVPYVFGIPMVGPTDLFPCNFSRNDIMLSAVVMTYWTNFAKSGDPNKPVPQDTKFIHTKANRFEEVAWSKYDPYDQLYLHIGLKPRIRDHYRATKVAFWKHLVPHLYNLHDVFHYSSTTTKVTPLDPTQSNGKRSGSTGRPPMSTSHGDGEAGREMGPLIMPNPRDYSTELSVTIAVGASLLFLNVLAFAALYYRKDKRSRQETSQQPSPQRESKGNNASHTNTVDETLSSQQRSPCEALHNPLHASPSYSLSQRRSPDDIPLMTPNNITMIPNSLMGLSNMSPYNTFPAGYSSTGLPSTHSTTRV